From Streptomyces chrestomyceticus JCM 4735, one genomic window encodes:
- a CDS encoding MFS transporter: protein MLVLPMYVALGAPSVALPAIGRALAVPFGATAWILAAWSLTSALAMPVAGRLLARWSPFQVLVAGVVALAAGSALAGGGPTLPVVVVGRLIGGAGAGTTVIAVFAAATALPGRQRIRALGIIAAASATASGCGTLLGGAVTAWLGWRAVLAIPALALPLLLVAWPSRLALTRDGSGERNGSTGPLDIVGAAVLSVLAGSLITLLQAHSVGLPTPVTLVVAAAGALAAVGLWWRVRSTPDGFVPRRVIASRGFLAAGLIGATVFAGYYGVLFRAPSLIEQATGGGPPGSRRAPGPGRRLLGASRGGWSAP, encoded by the coding sequence ATGCTGGTGCTGCCGATGTATGTGGCACTGGGAGCGCCGTCGGTGGCCCTGCCGGCCATCGGCCGCGCACTCGCGGTGCCGTTCGGGGCCACCGCATGGATTCTCGCCGCGTGGTCGCTGACCTCCGCGCTCGCGATGCCGGTCGCGGGCCGGCTGCTGGCCCGCTGGAGCCCCTTCCAGGTCCTCGTCGCCGGGGTCGTGGCGCTCGCCGCGGGCTCCGCTCTCGCCGGGGGAGGGCCGACGCTGCCCGTCGTGGTCGTCGGCCGACTGATCGGCGGCGCCGGGGCGGGCACGACCGTGATCGCCGTCTTTGCCGCGGCCACCGCCCTTCCCGGGCGGCAACGAATCCGCGCCCTGGGAATCATCGCGGCCGCCAGCGCGACGGCGTCGGGGTGCGGGACGCTGTTGGGCGGGGCGGTGACCGCATGGCTCGGGTGGCGTGCCGTACTCGCGATCCCGGCCCTCGCGCTGCCCCTCCTGCTGGTTGCATGGCCGAGTAGGCTCGCACTGACGCGGGACGGTAGCGGCGAGCGAAACGGCTCGACCGGGCCCCTCGATATCGTCGGCGCGGCCGTGCTGTCGGTACTCGCCGGCTCCTTGATCACGTTGCTGCAGGCACACTCGGTCGGCCTGCCCACTCCGGTCACGCTCGTCGTGGCTGCTGCCGGGGCGCTCGCCGCCGTGGGACTGTGGTGGCGCGTGCGAAGCACGCCCGACGGGTTCGTGCCGCGGCGGGTGATCGCATCCCGTGGCTTCCTGGCGGCCGGGCTCATCGGCGCGACCGTCTTCGCCGGCTACTACGGGGTGCTGTTCCGCGCCCCGTCCCTGATCGAGCAGGCCACAGGCGGTGGCCCCCCTGGAAGCCGGCGTGCTCCTGGTCCCGGCCGGCGCCTGCTCGGTGCCAGCCGGGGCGGTTGGTCGGCACCTTGA
- a CDS encoding DUF5131 family protein, with amino-acid sequence MSDRSAIEWTEATWNPTTGCDRVSAGCDNCYALALAKRLKAMGSPKYQTDGDPRTSGPGFGLALHPDALHVPYGWKSPRTVFVNSMSDLFHARVPLDHVRRVFDVIADTPQHTYQVLTKRARRLRQVAGRLEWPANLWMGVSVESAKELPRVDDLRQVPAAVRFLSCEPLLGPLDGLELTAIDWVIAGGESGPMHRLLEEAWVTQIRDTCQEAGVAFFFKQWGGRTPKAGGRELEGRTWDQMPLPAAV; translated from the coding sequence GTGAGCGACCGCAGTGCGATCGAGTGGACCGAGGCGACGTGGAACCCGACCACGGGATGCGACCGCGTTTCGGCGGGATGTGACAACTGCTACGCGCTGGCGCTGGCGAAACGGCTGAAGGCGATGGGCTCGCCGAAGTACCAGACGGACGGTGATCCGCGGACCTCCGGGCCCGGGTTCGGGCTGGCTCTGCACCCGGACGCTCTGCATGTGCCGTACGGGTGGAAGAGCCCGCGCACCGTGTTCGTGAATTCCATGAGCGACTTGTTCCACGCGCGGGTGCCGCTCGACCATGTGCGCCGCGTCTTCGACGTGATCGCCGACACGCCGCAGCACACCTACCAGGTGCTCACCAAGCGGGCGCGGCGCCTGCGGCAGGTCGCCGGCCGGCTGGAGTGGCCGGCGAACCTGTGGATGGGCGTCTCGGTGGAGAGCGCGAAGGAACTGCCGCGCGTCGACGACCTGCGGCAGGTGCCTGCTGCGGTGAGGTTCCTGTCGTGCGAGCCGCTGCTGGGGCCCCTGGACGGGCTGGAGCTGACGGCGATCGACTGGGTCATTGCCGGCGGGGAGTCGGGGCCGATGCACCGGCTGCTGGAGGAGGCGTGGGTGACACAGATCCGGGACACCTGTCAGGAGGCCGGTGTGGCCTTCTTCTTCAAGCAGTGGGGTGGCCGCACGCCGAAGGCCGGCGGCCGCGAGCTGGAAGGCCGCACCTGGGATCAGATGCCGCTGCCCGCGGCGGTCTGA
- a CDS encoding Mu transposase domain-containing protein produces MFTPRADRYSQIAARTNRYSVPTRLIGKRVRVVLHASHLVVYDRNVEVARHERLIAKGSRRLDLDHYLEALIRKPGTFPGATALKQARSAGKFTPTHGAWWVPARKAHGERDGTRALIEVLLLNRHLAHEHVVAGLATALRAGALTADPVALEARKAAQAENEPVTGASVPALPGQTPATVTSLHEWRLAHLPPDTRPLPSVTPYGQLLRRRTSGSEHREGEAQ; encoded by the coding sequence CTGTTCACGCCACGGGCCGACCGCTACAGCCAGATCGCCGCCCGCACCAACCGCTACTCGGTCCCGACCCGTCTGATCGGCAAGCGGGTGCGCGTCGTCCTGCACGCTTCTCACCTGGTGGTTTATGACAGGAACGTTGAGGTAGCCCGCCACGAGAGGCTGATCGCGAAGGGCAGCCGCCGCCTGGACTTGGACCACTACCTCGAAGCCCTCATCCGCAAGCCCGGCACCTTCCCTGGTGCTACGGCTCTGAAACAGGCCCGCTCCGCAGGCAAGTTCACCCCGACCCACGGCGCCTGGTGGGTCCCGGCCCGCAAGGCTCATGGCGAGCGGGACGGCACCCGGGCATTGATCGAGGTCCTGCTGCTGAACCGGCACCTCGCCCACGAGCACGTGGTCGCGGGCCTGGCCACCGCACTGCGGGCCGGAGCCCTGACCGCCGACCCCGTTGCCCTGGAGGCCCGCAAGGCCGCCCAGGCAGAAAACGAGCCGGTCACCGGCGCATCCGTCCCGGCGCTTCCTGGGCAGACGCCAGCCACCGTCACCTCGCTGCACGAGTGGCGCCTCGCGCACCTCCCGCCGGACACCAGGCCGCTCCCGTCGGTGACCCCTTATGGCCAACTGCTCCGCCGCCGCACCAGCGGCAGCGAACACCGTGAGGGAGAAGCCCAGTGA
- a CDS encoding MFS transporter: MTGRFTGWQVSTGLAALTVIGVLVVAVSTGPIPFIVGTALTVWGFAGAQAVLVSLAPDLVAADDRHTAQGLLNFMNALGGGIGPAAVAGLPGLVPPPVALTVLAALPLAGLVLSLTRRPTADRRPEPDATRGSPRRQSTRI; encoded by the coding sequence TTGACCGGCCGGTTCACCGGCTGGCAGGTGTCGACCGGGCTTGCGGCACTCACCGTCATCGGCGTGCTCGTGGTCGCGGTCTCCACCGGGCCGATCCCGTTCATCGTCGGCACGGCGTTGACCGTGTGGGGGTTTGCCGGCGCCCAAGCCGTACTGGTGAGCCTCGCGCCGGACCTGGTCGCCGCGGACGACCGCCACACCGCCCAGGGCCTGCTCAACTTCATGAACGCCCTGGGCGGCGGGATCGGTCCGGCCGCTGTCGCAGGTCTGCCCGGCCTCGTGCCGCCGCCGGTGGCCCTCACCGTGCTCGCGGCACTTCCCCTGGCCGGACTCGTCCTCAGCCTGACCCGGCGCCCTACCGCCGACCGCCGTCCCGAACCCGACGCCACGCGTGGGAGCCCGCGCCGGCAGTCCACCCGCATCTGA
- a CDS encoding polysaccharide deacetylase family protein, giving the protein MDEVSVPAAVVSSEQSSELLGYPPDARLLIINCDDFGMYPAINAAVIESVEEGIASSCSLMVPCPGAPEAMKLLSRRPQIPFGIHLTLVCEMPGIPWGPVVAKERVPSLLDAAGALFSPTPAGRATLLGRARLDEIELEFRAQIDAVADAGLTPTHLDFHCLADGGRDDILDLAVVLAAEYGLAVRVWLEPGRQAMRRRGLPVTDNDFVDSFSLGIEGKAARYAQMLRDLPAGLNEWAVHPSLGDKESQAVDGGWPVRRTDYEFLTSPQAREVLQQEDIAVIDYRTIQRVWSQSLSPRRQTGPVVPADDGPLS; this is encoded by the coding sequence ATGGATGAAGTCAGCGTTCCCGCGGCCGTCGTGTCTTCGGAGCAGTCGAGTGAGTTGCTGGGCTATCCGCCTGATGCTCGGCTGCTGATCATCAACTGCGATGACTTCGGGATGTATCCAGCGATCAACGCCGCGGTGATCGAGTCGGTCGAAGAGGGCATCGCCAGTTCGTGCAGCCTGATGGTCCCGTGTCCTGGGGCGCCGGAGGCTATGAAATTGCTCAGTCGACGGCCGCAGATCCCGTTCGGGATTCACCTCACCTTGGTGTGCGAGATGCCCGGCATCCCGTGGGGGCCGGTGGTCGCCAAAGAACGAGTTCCCTCACTGCTGGACGCTGCAGGCGCACTGTTCTCGCCGACGCCTGCCGGCCGGGCGACCTTGCTCGGCCGGGCTCGGCTCGATGAGATCGAACTTGAGTTCCGTGCCCAGATCGATGCCGTCGCCGACGCTGGGCTCACGCCGACCCACCTGGACTTTCATTGCCTGGCTGATGGCGGCCGCGACGACATCCTCGACCTGGCCGTAGTGCTGGCAGCGGAGTACGGCCTGGCAGTCCGGGTCTGGCTCGAACCTGGGCGCCAGGCGATGCGGAGACGCGGGCTGCCGGTCACCGACAACGACTTCGTGGACAGCTTCTCCCTCGGCATTGAAGGCAAGGCGGCCCGATACGCTCAGATGCTGCGTGACCTGCCTGCCGGGCTCAATGAATGGGCGGTGCATCCCAGTCTGGGCGACAAGGAGTCGCAGGCCGTCGACGGTGGCTGGCCCGTGCGCCGGACGGACTACGAGTTCCTGACATCGCCGCAGGCCCGTGAGGTTCTCCAGCAGGAGGACATAGCCGTGATCGACTACCGAACGATTCAGCGCGTCTGGTCCCAGAGCCTGAGTCCTCGACGGCAGACCGGGCCCGTCGTCCCTGCGGACGACGGGCCGCTGAGCTGA
- the tcmP gene encoding three-Cys-motif partner protein TcmP — MTGRQSHDKRVVYLDGYAGEGRYENGAPASAEIALRVASHFRARYGVTVECFFTEAQQKSFERLAQVVEHYRAGGVRAYAHRGEVDGVLDSVIQQASRQPLFLFLDPCGLVLPQDRLVDVLKRQRPQKYPATELLMNFSMMAVWRLGGHVRSPRETNGRCSASTTYAAAPGGASTSPTRQPPPPGRAQPKMPSRPWPPSTPAVWPGVPACSCSRCPSRTMNVNAPCTGWCSPPAARTGSGCSVTPSPGPGISGGKRWMRGKRRAGN, encoded by the coding sequence ATGACGGGGCGCCAGTCGCATGACAAACGAGTGGTCTATCTGGACGGGTATGCCGGGGAAGGCCGCTACGAGAACGGTGCGCCGGCGTCGGCGGAGATCGCGCTGCGGGTCGCCTCGCATTTCCGTGCCCGGTACGGGGTCACGGTGGAGTGCTTCTTCACGGAGGCTCAGCAGAAGTCGTTCGAGCGGCTGGCCCAGGTGGTCGAGCACTACCGGGCAGGCGGCGTACGCGCGTACGCCCACCGGGGCGAAGTCGACGGCGTCCTCGACAGTGTGATCCAGCAGGCCTCGCGCCAGCCCTTGTTCCTCTTCCTGGACCCGTGCGGACTGGTCCTGCCTCAAGACCGGCTCGTGGACGTGCTGAAGCGGCAGCGTCCGCAGAAGTACCCGGCGACCGAGTTGCTGATGAACTTCAGCATGATGGCCGTCTGGCGTTTGGGCGGGCACGTCCGCTCCCCAAGGGAAACGAACGGTCGCTGCAGCGCTTCGACGACGTATGCGGCGGCACCTGGTGGCGCGAGTACTTCGCCGACGCGTCAGCCGCCTCCGCCCGGGCGGGCGCAGCCGAAGATGCCATCGAGGCCGTGGCCGCCGAGTACTCCCGCCGTCTGGCCCGGCGTACCGGCATGCTCGTGCAGTCGGTGCCCGTCTCGCACGATGAACGTAAACGCGCCGTGTACCGGCTGGTGTTCGCCACCCGCAGCCCGTACGGGCTCTGGGTGTTCGGTGACACCGTCGCCCGGGCCCGGGATCAGTGGTGGAAAACGCTGGATGCGCGGGAAGAGGAGAGCGGGAAACTGA
- a CDS encoding TetR/AcrR family transcriptional regulator — MPPRQRLTPADRRAQLLAVGARLFAAHPYADVLMEEVAEEAGVSRALLYRHFPSKHALFAAVYQQGADQLLAETRLDPTDSLVEQLIQGMDAHLDYFVANRNTVLAANRVLAGDPVIQTIMTNELDTLRARLLTVLPLADERTREAVSGVLKSWLVFVQVLSVDWLTHETCTRTQLRDACIGAVIGALRPLLAKDPAPDWPPQGPGADA, encoded by the coding sequence ATGCCTCCCCGCCAGCGCCTCACCCCCGCCGACCGCCGCGCCCAGCTCCTCGCCGTCGGCGCACGGCTCTTCGCCGCACACCCCTACGCCGACGTGCTCATGGAGGAGGTCGCCGAAGAGGCAGGTGTGTCCCGGGCCCTGCTCTACCGCCACTTCCCCAGCAAGCACGCCCTCTTCGCAGCCGTCTACCAGCAGGGGGCAGACCAGCTACTCGCCGAGACGCGGCTCGACCCCACCGACTCGCTGGTGGAGCAGCTCATCCAGGGCATGGACGCCCACCTCGACTACTTCGTGGCGAACCGCAACACCGTCCTCGCCGCGAACCGGGTCCTCGCGGGCGACCCGGTGATCCAGACGATCATGACGAACGAGCTGGACACGCTCCGTGCGCGGCTGTTGACCGTGCTCCCCCTCGCGGACGAGAGGACCCGTGAAGCCGTGTCCGGTGTCCTGAAGAGCTGGCTGGTCTTCGTCCAGGTCCTCAGCGTCGACTGGCTCACCCATGAGACCTGTACTCGCACCCAACTGCGTGACGCCTGCATCGGCGCGGTCATCGGCGCCCTCCGGCCGCTGCTCGCCAAGGACCCCGCCCCCGACTGGCCGCCACAAGGGCCCGGCGCGGATGCCTAG
- a CDS encoding CGNR zinc finger domain-containing protein: MKNAHYSPEEVQTAVDLANTLRPIKGEDALETVEQLRDFLDDHPVAVPPGSAADQRTGPRHLTRADLAEVRALRATVREVLERANADADEAAALINDGLRRSRATPVLRHEDDRWWTEVASDTDRCSTHLAATTLSALASVIATLGPARLGVCAGPTCRATFVDLSRNGSKQYCTRTCSHRASVAAYRSRRSPR; this comes from the coding sequence ATGAAGAATGCGCATTACAGCCCAGAGGAGGTCCAGACGGCCGTCGACCTCGCCAACACCTTGAGGCCGATCAAGGGAGAGGACGCGCTCGAAACCGTGGAGCAGCTCCGGGACTTCCTTGACGATCATCCCGTAGCGGTGCCTCCGGGTTCGGCCGCGGACCAAAGAACCGGTCCGCGGCATCTCACCCGCGCCGACCTGGCGGAAGTCCGCGCGTTGCGCGCGACGGTGCGTGAGGTGCTCGAACGGGCGAACGCGGACGCGGACGAAGCTGCGGCTCTGATCAACGACGGTCTGCGTCGCAGCCGCGCCACCCCCGTACTGCGCCACGAGGACGACCGCTGGTGGACCGAGGTGGCTTCCGACACCGACCGCTGCTCGACTCACCTTGCCGCGACTACGCTCAGCGCACTGGCCTCTGTGATCGCCACGCTCGGTCCCGCTCGTCTCGGCGTATGTGCCGGGCCGACCTGCCGGGCCACCTTCGTGGACCTCTCGCGCAACGGCTCGAAGCAGTACTGCACCCGAACCTGCTCACACCGGGCCAGCGTCGCGGCCTACCGGAGCCGGCGCAGCCCGCGTTGA
- a CDS encoding epoxide hydrolase family protein produces MPAEPFEVGITEAEIADLRERLRRTRWPEREPVDDWSQGLPLAYTQELCRSWAEDYDFGFAERLNVFPQYRDTIDGLGIHFLHVRSPEPDAFPLVLTHGWPGSVLEFLQVLGPLTDPRAHGGDPADAFHVVAPSLPGYGWSEKPSTTGWGIIRTARAWDTLMVSLGYERYGAQGGDWGSAVSALLGEVAPERVAGVHLNLGSVAAGTFDDPTPAELANLEAEKEMQRTGRGYSAIQATRPQTLGYGLTDSPAGQAAWIAEKFWAWTDNDGHPEDALSRQTILDEISVYWFTASATSSARLYWESFANFRDKVTAPSGLSVYPHDITRPSRREAELRFTDLRWFEELPHGGHFAALEQPESLAKQVRGFFRLFR; encoded by the coding sequence ATGCCCGCCGAGCCGTTCGAGGTCGGCATCACCGAAGCCGAGATCGCGGACCTGCGTGAACGATTGCGACGGACACGGTGGCCCGAGCGCGAGCCGGTGGACGACTGGTCACAGGGGCTGCCGCTGGCGTATACGCAGGAGCTGTGCCGCAGCTGGGCCGAGGACTACGACTTCGGGTTCGCCGAGCGGCTGAACGTGTTCCCGCAGTACCGCGACACCATCGACGGGCTGGGCATCCACTTCCTGCACGTCCGCTCGCCGGAGCCGGACGCGTTCCCGCTCGTGCTCACGCACGGTTGGCCGGGTTCGGTGCTCGAATTCCTGCAGGTTCTCGGCCCGCTGACCGACCCGCGCGCGCACGGCGGTGACCCGGCGGACGCGTTCCACGTGGTCGCGCCGTCATTGCCCGGGTACGGCTGGAGCGAAAAACCGTCGACGACCGGGTGGGGCATCATCCGCACCGCGCGCGCCTGGGACACATTGATGGTCTCGCTGGGTTACGAACGGTACGGCGCGCAGGGCGGTGACTGGGGCTCGGCGGTGTCCGCGCTGCTGGGCGAGGTGGCGCCCGAGCGGGTCGCCGGCGTCCACCTGAACCTGGGATCCGTGGCGGCAGGCACGTTCGACGACCCGACGCCCGCGGAGCTGGCGAATCTCGAGGCCGAGAAGGAGATGCAGCGCACCGGCCGGGGGTACTCGGCGATCCAGGCGACCCGACCGCAGACGCTCGGCTACGGCCTCACCGACTCCCCGGCGGGGCAGGCCGCCTGGATCGCCGAGAAGTTCTGGGCGTGGACGGACAACGACGGCCATCCCGAGGACGCGTTGTCGCGGCAGACGATCCTCGACGAGATCTCGGTCTATTGGTTCACCGCGTCGGCCACGTCGTCGGCGCGCCTGTACTGGGAGAGCTTCGCCAACTTCCGGGACAAGGTGACCGCGCCGTCCGGGCTGTCGGTCTACCCGCACGACATCACCCGCCCGTCGAGGCGGGAGGCCGAGCTGCGGTTCACCGACCTGCGCTGGTTCGAGGAGCTGCCGCACGGCGGCCACTTCGCCGCGTTGGAGCAGCCGGAGTCGCTGGCCAAGCAGGTGCGCGGCTTCTTCCGCCTGTTTCGCTGA